The Bubalus kerabau isolate K-KA32 ecotype Philippines breed swamp buffalo chromosome X, PCC_UOA_SB_1v2, whole genome shotgun sequence genome has a segment encoding these proteins:
- the FTSJ1 gene encoding tRNA (cytidine(32)/guanosine(34)-2'-O)-methyltransferase isoform X2, protein MGRTSKDKRDVYYRLAKENGWRARSAFKLLQLDEEFQLFQGVTRAVDLCAAPGSWSQVLSQKIGGQGSGHVVAVDLQAMAPLPGVLQIQGDITQLSTAKEIIQHFEGCPADLVVCDGAPDVTGLHDVDEYMQAQLLLAALNIATHVLKPGGCFVAKIFRGRDVTLIYSQLRVFFSSVLCAKPRSSRNSSIEAFAVCKGYDPPQGFLPDLTKPLLDHSYDFNQLDGPTRVIVPFVTCGDLSAYDSDRSYPLDLEDGSEYKYTPPTQPPISPPYQEACALKKKGQLAKEICPQDCPMSTVDLLPQSLATPQRYTQQTSEVEDGVNCSS, encoded by the exons ATGGGACGGACGTCAAAGGACAAGAGAGATGTCTACTACCGCCTAGCCAAGGAGAATGGCTGGCGTGCCCGCAGTGCCTTCAAGCTGCTACAACTTGACGAGGAATTCCAACTCTTCCAAG GTGTGACGCGGGCAGTTGACCTGTGTGCAGCCCCAGGCAGCTGGAGCCAGGTGCTGAGTCAGAAGATTGG GGGCCAAGGGTCTGGCCACGTGGTGGCTGTGGACCTTCAGGCTATGGCTCCACTACCAGGTGTGTTACAGATCCAGGGGGATATCACCCAG CTGTCCACTGCCAAAGAGATCATCCAGCATTTTGAAGGCTGCCCCGCGGACCTAGTGGTGTGTGACGGGGCTCCTGATG TAACCGGCCTCCACGATGTTGATGAGTATATGCAGGCCCAGCTTCTCCTAGCT GCTCTGAATATTGCTACACACGTCTTGAAGCCAGGGGGCTGCTTTGTGGCTAAG ATCTTCCGAGGCCGGGATGTGACGCTGATCTATAGCCAGCTGCGTGTCTTCTTCTCCAGCGTGCTCTGTGCCAAGCCCAGAAGCAGCCGGAACTCCAGCATTG AGGCCTTTGCTGTCTGTAAGGGTTACGACCCCCCTCAGGGCTTCCTGCCGGACCTGACCAAACCCCTGCTGGACCACTCTTATG ATTTCAACCAGTTGGATGGCCCCACCCGCGTCATTGTGCCATTTGTGACCTGTGGGGACCTGAGCGCCTATGATTCAGACCGCAGTTACCCACTGGAC CTAGAGGATGGCTCAGAATACAAGTACACTCCACCCACGCAGCCCCCCATCTCACCACCCTACCAGGAGGCCTGCGCATTGAAGAAGAAGGGGCAGCTGGCCAAGGAGATCTGCCCCCAGGACTGCCCCATGAGCACAGTGGACTTGTTGCCCCAGTCCCTGGCCACTCCACAGCGCTACACCCAGCAGACCTCTGAG gTGGAAGACGGAGTGAATTGCTCATCTTAA
- the FTSJ1 gene encoding tRNA (cytidine(32)/guanosine(34)-2'-O)-methyltransferase isoform X1, with protein sequence MGRTSKDKRDVYYRLAKENGWRARSAFKLLQLDEEFQLFQGVTRAVDLCAAPGSWSQVLSQKIGGQGSGHVVAVDLQAMAPLPGVLQIQGDITQLSTAKEIIQHFEGCPADLVVCDGAPDVTGLHDVDEYMQAQLLLAALNIATHVLKPGGCFVAKIFRGRDVTLIYSQLRVFFSSVLCAKPRSSRNSSIEAFAVCKGYDPPQGFLPDLTKPLLDHSYDPDFNQLDGPTRVIVPFVTCGDLSAYDSDRSYPLDLEDGSEYKYTPPTQPPISPPYQEACALKKKGQLAKEICPQDCPMSTVDLLPQSLATPQRYTQQTSEVEDGVNCSS encoded by the exons ATGGGACGGACGTCAAAGGACAAGAGAGATGTCTACTACCGCCTAGCCAAGGAGAATGGCTGGCGTGCCCGCAGTGCCTTCAAGCTGCTACAACTTGACGAGGAATTCCAACTCTTCCAAG GTGTGACGCGGGCAGTTGACCTGTGTGCAGCCCCAGGCAGCTGGAGCCAGGTGCTGAGTCAGAAGATTGG GGGCCAAGGGTCTGGCCACGTGGTGGCTGTGGACCTTCAGGCTATGGCTCCACTACCAGGTGTGTTACAGATCCAGGGGGATATCACCCAG CTGTCCACTGCCAAAGAGATCATCCAGCATTTTGAAGGCTGCCCCGCGGACCTAGTGGTGTGTGACGGGGCTCCTGATG TAACCGGCCTCCACGATGTTGATGAGTATATGCAGGCCCAGCTTCTCCTAGCT GCTCTGAATATTGCTACACACGTCTTGAAGCCAGGGGGCTGCTTTGTGGCTAAG ATCTTCCGAGGCCGGGATGTGACGCTGATCTATAGCCAGCTGCGTGTCTTCTTCTCCAGCGTGCTCTGTGCCAAGCCCAGAAGCAGCCGGAACTCCAGCATTG AGGCCTTTGCTGTCTGTAAGGGTTACGACCCCCCTCAGGGCTTCCTGCCGGACCTGACCAAACCCCTGCTGGACCACTCTTATG ATCCAGATTTCAACCAGTTGGATGGCCCCACCCGCGTCATTGTGCCATTTGTGACCTGTGGGGACCTGAGCGCCTATGATTCAGACCGCAGTTACCCACTGGAC CTAGAGGATGGCTCAGAATACAAGTACACTCCACCCACGCAGCCCCCCATCTCACCACCCTACCAGGAGGCCTGCGCATTGAAGAAGAAGGGGCAGCTGGCCAAGGAGATCTGCCCCCAGGACTGCCCCATGAGCACAGTGGACTTGTTGCCCCAGTCCCTGGCCACTCCACAGCGCTACACCCAGCAGACCTCTGAG gTGGAAGACGGAGTGAATTGCTCATCTTAA
- the FTSJ1 gene encoding tRNA (cytidine(32)/guanosine(34)-2'-O)-methyltransferase isoform X3: MAPLPGVLQIQGDITQLSTAKEIIQHFEGCPADLVVCDGAPDVTGLHDVDEYMQAQLLLAALNIATHVLKPGGCFVAKIFRGRDVTLIYSQLRVFFSSVLCAKPRSSRNSSIEAFAVCKGYDPPQGFLPDLTKPLLDHSYDPDFNQLDGPTRVIVPFVTCGDLSAYDSDRSYPLDLEDGSEYKYTPPTQPPISPPYQEACALKKKGQLAKEICPQDCPMSTVDLLPQSLATPQRYTQQTSEVEDGVNCSS; encoded by the exons ATGGCTCCACTACCAGGTGTGTTACAGATCCAGGGGGATATCACCCAG CTGTCCACTGCCAAAGAGATCATCCAGCATTTTGAAGGCTGCCCCGCGGACCTAGTGGTGTGTGACGGGGCTCCTGATG TAACCGGCCTCCACGATGTTGATGAGTATATGCAGGCCCAGCTTCTCCTAGCT GCTCTGAATATTGCTACACACGTCTTGAAGCCAGGGGGCTGCTTTGTGGCTAAG ATCTTCCGAGGCCGGGATGTGACGCTGATCTATAGCCAGCTGCGTGTCTTCTTCTCCAGCGTGCTCTGTGCCAAGCCCAGAAGCAGCCGGAACTCCAGCATTG AGGCCTTTGCTGTCTGTAAGGGTTACGACCCCCCTCAGGGCTTCCTGCCGGACCTGACCAAACCCCTGCTGGACCACTCTTATG ATCCAGATTTCAACCAGTTGGATGGCCCCACCCGCGTCATTGTGCCATTTGTGACCTGTGGGGACCTGAGCGCCTATGATTCAGACCGCAGTTACCCACTGGAC CTAGAGGATGGCTCAGAATACAAGTACACTCCACCCACGCAGCCCCCCATCTCACCACCCTACCAGGAGGCCTGCGCATTGAAGAAGAAGGGGCAGCTGGCCAAGGAGATCTGCCCCCAGGACTGCCCCATGAGCACAGTGGACTTGTTGCCCCAGTCCCTGGCCACTCCACAGCGCTACACCCAGCAGACCTCTGAG gTGGAAGACGGAGTGAATTGCTCATCTTAA
- the FTSJ1 gene encoding tRNA (cytidine(32)/guanosine(34)-2'-O)-methyltransferase isoform X4: protein MQAQLLLAALNIATHVLKPGGCFVAKIFRGRDVTLIYSQLRVFFSSVLCAKPRSSRNSSIEAFAVCKGYDPPQGFLPDLTKPLLDHSYDPDFNQLDGPTRVIVPFVTCGDLSAYDSDRSYPLDLEDGSEYKYTPPTQPPISPPYQEACALKKKGQLAKEICPQDCPMSTVDLLPQSLATPQRYTQQTSEVEDGVNCSS from the exons ATGCAGGCCCAGCTTCTCCTAGCT GCTCTGAATATTGCTACACACGTCTTGAAGCCAGGGGGCTGCTTTGTGGCTAAG ATCTTCCGAGGCCGGGATGTGACGCTGATCTATAGCCAGCTGCGTGTCTTCTTCTCCAGCGTGCTCTGTGCCAAGCCCAGAAGCAGCCGGAACTCCAGCATTG AGGCCTTTGCTGTCTGTAAGGGTTACGACCCCCCTCAGGGCTTCCTGCCGGACCTGACCAAACCCCTGCTGGACCACTCTTATG ATCCAGATTTCAACCAGTTGGATGGCCCCACCCGCGTCATTGTGCCATTTGTGACCTGTGGGGACCTGAGCGCCTATGATTCAGACCGCAGTTACCCACTGGAC CTAGAGGATGGCTCAGAATACAAGTACACTCCACCCACGCAGCCCCCCATCTCACCACCCTACCAGGAGGCCTGCGCATTGAAGAAGAAGGGGCAGCTGGCCAAGGAGATCTGCCCCCAGGACTGCCCCATGAGCACAGTGGACTTGTTGCCCCAGTCCCTGGCCACTCCACAGCGCTACACCCAGCAGACCTCTGAG gTGGAAGACGGAGTGAATTGCTCATCTTAA